One genomic segment of Mastomys coucha isolate ucsf_1 unplaced genomic scaffold, UCSF_Mcou_1 pScaffold22, whole genome shotgun sequence includes these proteins:
- the LOC116071338 gene encoding protein transport protein Sec61 subunit gamma, with protein MDQVMQFVEPSRQFVKNSIRLVKRCTKPDRKEFQKIAMATAIGFAIMGFIGFFVKLIHIPINNIIVGG; from the coding sequence ATGGATCAGGTAATGCAGTTTGTAGAGCCAAGTCGGCAGTTTGTAAAGAACTCAATTCGCCTGGTTAAAAGATGCACCAAACCTGACAGAAAAGAATTCCAGAAGATTGCCATGGCCACAGCGATAGGATTTGCTATCATGGGATTCATTGGCTTCTTCGTGAAACTGATCCATATCCCTATTAATAACATTATTGTGGGTGGCTGA